From a region of the Marinomonas mediterranea MMB-1 genome:
- a CDS encoding esterase family protein, translated as MNREYHKWWSPNLQRDMELLVFGSGGAKVLVFPTRGGRFFEYENLGMVEKIRHKIEANKLQLFCIDGIDAESFYCYWAHPSGRMSRYMQYEEYVLREVLPLMHTINAHPTTISHGCSLGAFHAANIAFKHPHLFNKLCAFSGRYDLTLQVEYFPNLLDDHYDESVYFNTPTHFLPNLHCHDQLNALRAMDIVLVIGKEDPFLDNNLHLSQILNEKGIDHQLHLWEERAHRGYYWRRMVPLYL; from the coding sequence GTGAACAGAGAATATCACAAGTGGTGGAGTCCCAATCTGCAACGAGATATGGAGTTGTTGGTATTTGGTTCTGGTGGCGCGAAGGTGCTGGTTTTTCCGACGCGAGGAGGACGTTTCTTCGAGTATGAAAACCTCGGTATGGTGGAAAAAATTCGTCATAAAATCGAGGCCAACAAGCTTCAGCTTTTTTGCATCGACGGCATCGATGCGGAGTCTTTTTATTGTTATTGGGCGCATCCAAGCGGACGAATGTCGCGTTATATGCAATATGAAGAGTATGTCTTACGCGAAGTCTTACCTCTTATGCATACGATCAATGCGCACCCTACGACAATCAGTCACGGGTGCAGTTTAGGCGCGTTTCATGCGGCGAATATCGCCTTTAAACACCCTCATTTATTCAATAAACTTTGTGCGTTCAGTGGGCGATACGATTTAACCTTACAGGTTGAGTACTTTCCTAACTTACTCGACGATCACTATGACGAATCTGTGTATTTTAATACGCCGACGCACTTTCTGCCCAACCTCCACTGTCACGATCAATTAAACGCGTTGAGAGCGATGGATATTGTATTGGTGATCGGTAAAGAAGACCCCTTTCTGGATAACAACTTACACTTGAGCCAAATACTGAACGAAAAAGGCATCGACCATCAGTTGCACTTGTGGGAAGAGCGTGCCCATCGAGGGTATTATTGGCGACGCATGGTGCCTTTGTACTTGTGA
- a CDS encoding acetylxylan esterase encodes MSEVRCSNPHNRFSQEALLGIKTPDAPAGFQSYWQQAYQNALFKKPTMSLKDSGRRVKNWKVMDVQYESTDQVMIGGWLLLPIDRPPVRGFVVGHGYGGREDPDFHLPFADAAILFPCVRGISRSPAPPISPEPRWHVLHDIDKKDRYIIKGCVEDIWLAVSCMEQLFPYLVGKLGYLGISLGGGIGALAMACEKRVSRAHFNVPTFGDHRLRLRLPTEGSGKSVQTFFKSHPRLALKTLRYFDAANAAHWIDMPVHYALALKDHVVTPPGQFAIYNATPKNRRHLMVLKEGHSNYPEKARQDQALLSELAAFFEDLR; translated from the coding sequence ATGTCCGAAGTCCGTTGTTCAAACCCTCACAATCGCTTTTCTCAAGAAGCGCTTTTAGGTATTAAAACGCCAGATGCGCCTGCTGGTTTTCAATCGTATTGGCAGCAAGCGTATCAAAATGCGCTGTTCAAAAAGCCAACGATGAGCCTGAAGGATTCTGGCCGCCGTGTGAAAAATTGGAAGGTCATGGATGTCCAGTATGAGTCAACGGATCAGGTCATGATCGGTGGTTGGCTGTTGCTTCCGATTGATCGTCCTCCTGTTAGAGGTTTTGTGGTTGGGCATGGTTATGGTGGTCGTGAAGACCCTGATTTTCATTTGCCGTTTGCAGACGCGGCGATTCTATTTCCGTGTGTAAGAGGCATTTCCCGCAGTCCTGCGCCACCGATCTCGCCAGAACCTCGATGGCACGTGCTTCACGATATTGACAAAAAAGATCGTTATATTATCAAAGGTTGTGTTGAAGACATTTGGCTAGCGGTGTCGTGCATGGAACAGTTGTTCCCTTATTTAGTGGGTAAATTGGGCTATTTGGGCATCAGTTTGGGTGGCGGTATCGGTGCGTTGGCGATGGCATGCGAGAAGCGCGTTTCCCGTGCGCACTTTAACGTGCCAACGTTTGGCGATCATCGTTTAAGGTTGCGTTTGCCGACTGAAGGGAGTGGTAAATCTGTGCAGACGTTCTTTAAGTCACATCCTCGGTTGGCGCTTAAGACATTACGATACTTTGATGCAGCCAATGCAGCGCATTGGATTGATATGCCGGTGCATTACGCTTTGGCACTAAAAGATCATGTAGTGACACCGCCGGGGCAGTTCGCCATTTATAACGCCACGCCTAAAAACAGGCGGCATTTAATGGTGTTAAAAGAAGGGCACAGCAATTACCCCGAAAAAGCGCGTCAAGATCAAGCGCTGTTGTCAGAGTTAGCTGCGTTTTTTGAGGATTTAAGATAA
- a CDS encoding SWIM zinc finger family protein — protein sequence MTLLRTLATDDLELWAGEKIYSRGQNMMNKVSGLVLTINDVLSAKVQGTQKYQTEVYLEGGELTSFCSCPYEYGECKHAVAVILAAAKQINSGKDIPKDPISAATPRDIELSMFDHSLARSKPSSKKVELAPSYPHTLEALQKMLTKQPKAALVKQLLQLAMKDYETEQSVWQLAEQPSNLFNVKSQVTALKRKIKKITAEESWQDYWNNKGHTPDYTPIRTGFDTLIKHRAFDELVALGEELWTLGIEQIQHSDDEGELANELSRTMFMVLEALPNTKMKPVVQLLWLLDRELDDDFGLLESKDLVYHHDAYQAEHWQDVAMILERRLTGFTEFQKQDFEYKKAVDMLTFAYQKAGDNNAIITIMEKQVSHTKDYVKLVESFVQQGDIQKAKKWCLVGFNDTLKEKPGIARRLKEWLIESHTQEGNASQVAALCVDDFLASPEMKNFQRIERLFQAERSHLDVPWNLVRDKVLHLIEHDDPATYVWPNNWPLPKPEVSSLGGISNNYRGISNNHISQILIEELLIEIAVHENHLDEAVDRFGNRVGFETMTDSLARSLAIAVSNSYPETAISIWKACALYEIDRKKASAYQQAGKHLRQLRMVYQQHQRLEEWQRYIRALQMEHKRKIRLQEVLDNLLNTKSQTKLIKDDR from the coding sequence ATGACTTTGCTACGTACGCTCGCAACAGATGATCTTGAACTTTGGGCAGGAGAGAAGATTTATTCGCGCGGTCAAAATATGATGAATAAAGTGAGCGGACTTGTTTTGACCATCAATGATGTCTTGTCTGCCAAGGTTCAAGGCACACAAAAGTACCAAACCGAGGTGTATTTAGAAGGTGGAGAGTTAACATCGTTTTGCAGCTGTCCTTATGAATATGGCGAATGTAAACATGCGGTGGCGGTGATCTTAGCAGCCGCCAAGCAGATCAATTCAGGCAAAGATATCCCCAAAGACCCTATATCTGCTGCAACACCGAGGGATATTGAGTTGTCTATGTTTGATCATTCGTTAGCTAGGTCTAAGCCATCGTCGAAGAAAGTAGAACTGGCCCCCAGCTACCCCCATACTTTAGAAGCGTTACAGAAAATGCTCACTAAGCAACCAAAAGCGGCGCTAGTCAAACAGCTATTACAGTTAGCAATGAAAGACTATGAAACCGAGCAGAGTGTATGGCAATTGGCTGAGCAACCGTCGAATCTTTTTAACGTAAAGTCTCAGGTTACGGCCTTAAAGCGCAAAATCAAGAAAATTACCGCTGAAGAAAGCTGGCAGGATTATTGGAACAATAAAGGCCATACCCCAGATTACACACCTATTCGCACAGGCTTTGATACCTTAATTAAGCATCGTGCTTTCGATGAGCTGGTGGCATTGGGAGAAGAGCTTTGGACATTGGGCATAGAGCAAATCCAGCACAGTGATGATGAAGGAGAGCTCGCCAATGAACTGAGTCGCACTATGTTTATGGTGTTAGAGGCCTTACCCAATACCAAAATGAAGCCCGTCGTGCAGCTTCTTTGGTTGCTAGATCGTGAGTTAGACGACGACTTTGGTCTACTTGAAAGCAAAGATCTTGTGTATCACCATGACGCTTATCAAGCTGAACACTGGCAGGATGTCGCTATGATTCTAGAGCGGCGTCTAACGGGGTTTACCGAGTTTCAAAAGCAAGATTTCGAATATAAAAAAGCCGTTGATATGTTGACCTTTGCTTACCAAAAAGCGGGGGATAACAACGCTATTATCACGATAATGGAAAAGCAAGTCAGCCATACAAAAGACTATGTCAAACTGGTAGAGTCGTTTGTCCAACAAGGCGATATACAAAAAGCCAAAAAATGGTGCTTGGTTGGTTTTAACGACACATTAAAAGAGAAACCAGGCATTGCACGTCGTTTAAAAGAATGGCTGATAGAATCACATACGCAGGAAGGTAATGCCTCGCAAGTGGCGGCTTTGTGTGTGGACGATTTTTTGGCGTCACCAGAGATGAAAAACTTCCAAAGAATAGAACGTTTGTTTCAAGCGGAGCGCTCGCACCTTGACGTACCGTGGAACCTAGTACGGGACAAAGTTTTACACCTCATTGAGCATGATGATCCAGCGACTTATGTTTGGCCCAATAATTGGCCTTTGCCTAAACCGGAGGTGAGTTCATTAGGAGGTATATCGAACAACTATAGAGGCATATCAAACAACCATATAAGTCAGATACTAATTGAAGAGTTGCTCATTGAGATTGCCGTGCATGAAAATCACCTTGATGAAGCGGTGGACCGTTTTGGCAATCGAGTCGGTTTCGAAACCATGACCGATAGCCTGGCTCGATCATTAGCCATTGCAGTATCTAACTCTTACCCTGAAACGGCGATCAGTATATGGAAAGCCTGTGCCTTATATGAAATCGACCGAAAGAAGGCATCCGCTTATCAACAAGCAGGTAAACACCTTCGTCAATTACGCATGGTATATCAACAGCACCAGCGTTTAGAAGAATGGCAACGCTACATTCGAGCCTTACAAATGGAGCATAAACGAAAGATACGTCTGCAAGAAGTGTTGGATAATCTGCTAAATACTAAGAGCCAGACAAAACTGATTAAGGACGATAGATAA
- the hisG gene encoding ATP phosphoribosyltransferase, which produces MIRMALPNKGSLYQPCIDLLVSCGYSVKKPTKGLYFYDEKNEIEFYFLRANDIPMYLSKGIIDIGITGKDFHSEKKSNAVNLLDLPFGHSKLCIAAMQSSTLNNKDDISGLRVATSFPNIVGDYFQDNDIEIVELDGAVEISVSLGLADCVVDIVETGSTLKSAGLRVVSEPIFTSNASLYSAPNPTNKPDQNKIVNRITGRLIALDYQLVEYDSPLEILDQACELTPGLESPTICQLKDQNWCSVKSMIKKNEAHQILDSLQELGCKAILLTNIEMARI; this is translated from the coding sequence ATGATTAGGATGGCCCTGCCGAACAAAGGGAGCTTGTATCAGCCTTGTATCGACTTACTTGTTTCATGCGGATACAGCGTTAAAAAGCCTACTAAAGGGCTGTATTTTTATGACGAAAAAAATGAAATAGAATTTTATTTCCTACGTGCCAATGATATCCCGATGTATTTAAGCAAAGGCATAATAGACATAGGTATTACAGGGAAAGATTTTCACAGTGAGAAGAAGAGCAACGCAGTAAACCTTTTAGACCTGCCGTTTGGCCATTCAAAGCTCTGTATAGCGGCTATGCAAAGTTCCACTTTAAATAATAAAGATGATATTTCCGGTCTTAGAGTGGCAACCTCTTTTCCTAATATCGTGGGAGATTACTTTCAAGATAATGATATTGAAATAGTCGAACTTGATGGTGCCGTTGAAATTTCAGTGAGCCTTGGCCTTGCTGATTGCGTGGTTGATATTGTTGAAACTGGCTCTACATTAAAGTCTGCCGGATTAAGAGTCGTATCTGAGCCAATATTTACGTCAAATGCGTCTCTCTACTCAGCGCCTAACCCAACCAATAAGCCGGATCAGAACAAAATCGTAAACAGAATTACCGGCCGACTGATCGCATTGGATTATCAGTTAGTAGAATATGATTCACCACTAGAAATTCTCGATCAAGCTTGCGAACTAACACCTGGGCTTGAATCTCCAACAATCTGTCAGTTGAAAGATCAGAACTGGTGTTCAGTCAAATCTATGATCAAGAAAAACGAAGCACATCAAATTCTTGATAGCCTTCAGGAGTTGGGCTGCAAAGCCATATTACTTACAAACATTGAAATGGCTAGGATCTAA
- a CDS encoding ROK family transcriptional regulator yields the protein MVMPRAVRHINETRALEALLDLGAMSRADLARELGVTRSTASSIVASLMASGLVIDEASPPDSNPIRTGRPSKRVELHPKHAIFLGADIGVGRITIAAIDLASNVVALETVNYDLADTSPSVVTTLLAKEVSSLVLKLGLREAIKGLSISVPGVVDLKGRVIRAPLLEWKNVPILDLLKTSLPDITIARVDHDANAFAVADLNSRKDSPVSEAVYIFADAGVGGCVVSGGNILRGFNGYGGEIGHIVVGERGYFHPTPVDGSFESFVSRDAILARYRELGGKAESISEFLKSLTDKDPIALQVINDWSHYLGRGIATLTSILNPEKIYIGGGLGPLLNLAHSQVIESMRKHLLPDSYEPQIELSELGIEAPAIGAAMMLHREFFEFDTKMLFGTS from the coding sequence ATGGTAATGCCAAGAGCAGTCCGACATATCAATGAAACAAGAGCGCTTGAAGCATTGCTCGATCTGGGTGCAATGAGTCGAGCTGATCTAGCTCGGGAACTTGGTGTAACCCGATCAACCGCAAGTAGTATCGTGGCCTCCTTAATGGCTTCAGGCCTTGTAATCGATGAAGCTAGCCCTCCAGATAGCAATCCAATTCGAACAGGAAGACCCAGTAAACGAGTTGAATTACATCCGAAACATGCAATTTTTCTAGGAGCTGACATTGGCGTTGGTCGTATTACGATTGCGGCTATCGATCTTGCGTCGAATGTAGTGGCTCTTGAGACCGTTAATTATGATTTAGCTGACACTTCACCCAGTGTTGTTACAACACTCCTCGCTAAAGAAGTGTCATCGCTTGTTTTAAAATTGGGTTTGAGAGAGGCAATAAAAGGCCTCAGTATCTCTGTGCCGGGGGTTGTTGATCTTAAAGGCAGGGTAATTCGCGCCCCTTTACTTGAGTGGAAAAATGTCCCGATCTTAGACTTATTAAAAACAAGCTTGCCAGACATAACGATTGCACGCGTAGACCACGATGCTAATGCCTTCGCTGTCGCGGATCTTAACAGTCGTAAAGACTCGCCTGTTAGCGAGGCGGTTTATATTTTTGCTGATGCGGGTGTCGGTGGATGTGTAGTGAGTGGCGGAAACATTTTACGTGGCTTTAACGGATATGGAGGTGAGATCGGGCATATAGTCGTCGGTGAAAGAGGTTATTTTCATCCAACACCCGTAGATGGTTCTTTTGAAAGTTTTGTTTCACGCGATGCGATTTTAGCTCGGTATAGAGAGTTAGGAGGTAAAGCCGAGTCCATTAGTGAATTTTTGAAATCATTGACCGACAAAGACCCTATAGCGTTGCAGGTAATTAATGATTGGTCCCACTATCTAGGAAGAGGCATTGCTACTCTTACGAGCATTTTAAACCCCGAGAAAATCTATATTGGTGGTGGGTTAGGTCCGTTATTAAATTTAGCTCATTCACAAGTTATTGAGAGTATGCGCAAGCACCTACTCCCTGATTCATATGAACCTCAAATTGAGCTATCAGAATTAGGAATAGAAGCGCCCGCAATTGGAGCGGCCATGATGTTGCACCGTGAATTCTTTGAGTTCGATACAAAAATGTTGTTTGGAACGTCTTAG
- a CDS encoding ABC transporter substrate-binding protein, whose translation MKKQLVLSSLAIILSSGLTQNVLAQDVEVLHWWTSGSEAAALNVLKDDLKSKGYGWQDMPVAGGGGESAMTTLKARVTGGNPPTAAQLLGVAVQDWANEGSLGDLSSVAKADGWDAVVPDAVKDFAINDGKWVAVPVNIHRPNWLWVNATIFKENGLTPPTTWEEFNTVSNTLKAKGITPLAHGGQPWQDLTIFDDVVLGVGGPDFYRKAIHELDMDALGSDTMVKVFDQMRIIRGFVDKDFSGRDWNLATAMLINGKAAMQLMGDWAKGEMTHANVTPGKDILCLPAPSTAGSFLFISDFFAGFDVGANDRDAQGALASSVLSKKFQEEFNLVKGSIPARTDISRTRFDACAQKSMDDLAEAQEKGTLIGSLAHGTAQGASVQSAISDVVTYHFNSDIGSKEAVDILVNAIQDAML comes from the coding sequence ATGAAAAAGCAACTAGTTTTAAGTTCTTTGGCAATTATCCTTTCAAGTGGATTAACGCAAAACGTATTAGCTCAAGACGTTGAAGTACTGCATTGGTGGACTTCCGGAAGTGAAGCTGCAGCACTCAACGTATTAAAAGACGATCTAAAGTCCAAAGGATACGGATGGCAAGATATGCCAGTTGCTGGTGGAGGTGGAGAGTCGGCTATGACCACATTGAAAGCTCGAGTTACGGGTGGAAATCCTCCCACTGCAGCTCAGCTTCTCGGTGTCGCCGTTCAGGATTGGGCTAATGAAGGCTCACTTGGAGACCTATCATCTGTCGCTAAGGCAGACGGGTGGGATGCCGTTGTACCGGATGCTGTCAAAGATTTCGCCATCAATGATGGTAAATGGGTTGCCGTGCCAGTCAATATACATCGACCTAACTGGTTATGGGTTAACGCAACCATTTTTAAAGAAAATGGGTTAACTCCTCCTACCACTTGGGAAGAATTCAACACAGTATCTAACACTCTTAAGGCAAAAGGGATCACACCTCTAGCTCATGGCGGCCAACCTTGGCAGGATTTAACCATCTTCGATGACGTAGTACTTGGCGTAGGCGGGCCTGATTTTTATCGTAAGGCAATCCACGAGCTCGATATGGACGCCCTTGGGTCAGATACGATGGTCAAAGTGTTCGACCAAATGCGCATTATTAGAGGGTTCGTAGATAAAGATTTCTCTGGTCGCGATTGGAACTTAGCAACCGCTATGTTGATAAATGGCAAAGCGGCAATGCAGTTGATGGGAGACTGGGCAAAAGGCGAGATGACACATGCCAATGTTACTCCAGGTAAAGATATCTTATGTTTACCTGCTCCAAGCACTGCTGGCTCTTTCCTATTTATCAGTGATTTCTTCGCTGGGTTTGATGTTGGTGCCAATGATCGTGATGCCCAAGGCGCACTTGCTTCTAGTGTTCTCTCTAAGAAATTCCAAGAAGAGTTTAACCTTGTAAAAGGTTCTATTCCAGCTCGTACAGATATTTCTCGTACTCGGTTCGACGCTTGCGCTCAAAAATCAATGGATGATTTGGCTGAAGCTCAGGAAAAAGGAACTCTTATCGGTTCACTCGCTCACGGTACCGCTCAAGGCGCTTCTGTGCAGAGTGCAATTTCAGATGTAGTAACCTATCACTTTAACTCTGATATAGGCTCAAAAGAGGCGGTTGACATTCTCGTCAACGCCATTCAAGACGCAATGCTGTAA
- a CDS encoding carbohydrate ABC transporter permease: protein MKNRNHIGVLDRLQFQLPKIVLSPSVAIIVIFVYGFILYTSYLSFTGSKMLPNFNWVGLQNYITLFRSRTWDTSVTNLAIFSVLYIGICCFIGLMLAILLDQKIRNEGFIRITYLYPMALSFIVTGVAWKWILDPGIGLEAVLQGWGWESFSFRWIKERDMAIYTIVIAAVWQTSGFVMATFLAGLRGIDNEMLRAAQLDGASTFAYYRRIVIPQLRPAFMSAFVVLAHMAIKSYDLVIALTGGGPGNATSMPATFMYSYTFTRNQMGIGAASAVMMLMTVAAIIVPYLWSELREKK, encoded by the coding sequence GTGAAAAATAGAAATCATATAGGTGTACTTGATCGCCTCCAATTTCAACTGCCCAAAATTGTATTAAGTCCATCCGTCGCAATTATAGTGATTTTTGTGTATGGATTTATCTTGTACACAAGCTATCTCTCTTTTACAGGTAGCAAGATGCTACCTAATTTCAATTGGGTTGGATTACAGAATTACATAACACTTTTCAGATCTCGTACATGGGACACTTCTGTAACCAATCTCGCGATTTTTAGTGTCTTGTATATAGGCATATGCTGTTTTATCGGTTTAATGCTTGCGATCTTGCTTGATCAGAAGATCCGTAACGAAGGATTTATTCGAATAACTTACCTTTATCCAATGGCATTGAGTTTCATTGTAACCGGAGTTGCTTGGAAGTGGATTCTTGATCCCGGCATTGGCCTAGAAGCGGTTTTACAAGGATGGGGCTGGGAGAGTTTCAGTTTTCGTTGGATTAAAGAACGTGACATGGCCATCTATACCATTGTAATTGCGGCCGTCTGGCAAACTTCAGGTTTTGTAATGGCCACGTTTTTAGCAGGATTGCGCGGCATCGATAATGAAATGTTACGCGCCGCACAGTTAGACGGGGCTTCTACTTTTGCGTATTACCGTAGAATCGTTATCCCTCAGCTACGTCCTGCATTTATGTCAGCTTTTGTAGTATTGGCCCATATGGCGATCAAGTCATATGACCTTGTTATCGCCTTAACGGGCGGAGGACCAGGGAACGCCACCTCGATGCCTGCAACGTTTATGTATTCATATACCTTTACTCGCAACCAAATGGGTATCGGTGCGGCTTCAGCTGTAATGATGCTTATGACGGTTGCTGCCATCATTGTGCCCTATTTGTGGTCTGAATTACGGGAGAAGAAGTAA
- a CDS encoding carbohydrate ABC transporter permease yields MDGKQKTLIEANTDISASGRKTRSIMPTFTRFSLYLILGLFCVYYLLPLYVMVVNSFKPLPEITSGGMVALPIDWTISAWQSAWSEAQIGVEATGLKPYFINSLLMAIPAVTITTLLGAVNGYVLTKWTFPGATLIFGLILFGCFIPFQAILIPMASVLGRMGIAGTLPGIIFVHVVYGISFSTLYFRNYYASFPTELVRAAQIDGASFFTIFWRIMLPSSGPIAVVCIIWLFTNIWNDFLFGASFSDFDSQPMTVALNNLVQTSTGVKEYNVHFAGAILAALPTLIVYIVAGRYFVRGLMSGSVKG; encoded by the coding sequence ATGGATGGCAAACAAAAAACATTGATCGAAGCTAATACGGATATCAGTGCAAGTGGCCGTAAAACGCGGTCTATCATGCCAACTTTCACGAGATTCAGCCTCTATCTCATATTAGGGCTTTTCTGTGTTTACTATTTGTTACCCCTTTACGTGATGGTCGTCAATTCATTTAAACCATTGCCAGAGATCACTTCCGGGGGAATGGTTGCTCTACCGATAGATTGGACAATTTCCGCATGGCAAAGTGCATGGTCTGAAGCTCAAATAGGGGTTGAAGCGACGGGGCTAAAACCCTATTTCATAAACTCACTCCTGATGGCAATTCCAGCTGTAACCATTACGACTTTACTGGGTGCCGTGAACGGTTATGTATTGACTAAATGGACTTTTCCCGGAGCGACTCTCATTTTTGGACTTATTCTATTCGGATGCTTTATACCATTTCAGGCAATCTTGATTCCGATGGCGAGCGTACTTGGTCGAATGGGAATCGCAGGAACACTTCCCGGCATAATTTTTGTGCATGTCGTTTATGGGATCAGCTTTTCAACGCTCTACTTTCGAAATTACTACGCATCATTTCCTACTGAATTAGTTAGAGCTGCTCAGATCGACGGCGCAAGTTTCTTTACAATTTTTTGGCGAATTATGTTGCCTTCGTCAGGCCCAATAGCCGTGGTTTGCATCATTTGGTTATTTACGAATATTTGGAATGACTTTCTTTTTGGGGCTTCATTCTCAGATTTTGACAGTCAACCTATGACCGTAGCTCTCAACAATTTGGTGCAGACTTCAACCGGAGTTAAAGAATACAACGTGCATTTTGCAGGCGCCATTTTAGCGGCGCTACCAACTCTAATCGTATACATCGTAGCTGGACGGTATTTCGTTCGCGGATTGATGTCCGGCTCAGTAAAGGGATAG
- a CDS encoding ABC transporter ATP-binding protein has translation MSFLNINKATKSYGSVKVLQQTNISVEEGEFLVLVGPSGCGKSTLLNMIAGIEEITSGDIEIAGRSMKGIKPSERNIAMVFQSYALYPNMTVKGNISFGMEMHRVPKKDREKKISEVAELLQITHLLDRKPGQLSGGQRQRVAMGRALTRNPDVFLFDEPLSNLDAKLRVDMRTEIKKLHQKLGTTIVYVTHDQIEALTLSTRIAVMYGGYVQQLGTPSEIYNNPANMFVAGFMGSPSMNLFPARISIQDGDALAEITAKDGSTSVLPLNSDVFTAYEGKEVILGLRPESITDYDSADPHSKSIHTIKARVEVVEPAGSDTFVITHLSGKDVVSRFRADTPVKAGDIQQFAVNMEKVVAFDPETEKRIA, from the coding sequence ATGTCATTTTTAAATATTAACAAAGCGACTAAATCATACGGCTCTGTAAAGGTTCTACAACAAACAAATATTTCAGTTGAGGAAGGTGAATTCCTTGTCCTTGTAGGGCCCTCTGGTTGTGGAAAATCCACTTTGCTGAATATGATCGCCGGTATAGAAGAAATTACCTCTGGTGACATCGAAATTGCAGGACGTTCCATGAAGGGAATCAAGCCATCAGAAAGAAATATTGCGATGGTTTTTCAATCCTATGCGCTTTATCCAAATATGACTGTCAAAGGAAATATTTCTTTTGGTATGGAGATGCATCGAGTACCCAAAAAAGATCGAGAAAAGAAGATTTCAGAAGTCGCAGAACTTCTTCAGATAACGCATTTGTTGGACCGAAAGCCAGGTCAACTATCAGGAGGGCAGAGACAAAGAGTGGCGATGGGCCGAGCATTGACACGAAATCCAGATGTATTTTTGTTTGATGAGCCTTTATCAAACCTTGATGCAAAATTACGTGTTGATATGCGTACCGAAATTAAAAAATTGCATCAGAAGCTCGGTACAACCATTGTCTATGTCACACACGATCAGATAGAAGCGCTGACGTTATCTACCCGAATTGCAGTCATGTATGGTGGCTACGTTCAGCAACTGGGAACGCCAAGTGAAATCTATAACAATCCTGCAAATATGTTTGTCGCAGGTTTTATGGGGTCTCCATCTATGAACCTATTCCCAGCACGAATTTCCATACAGGATGGGGATGCGCTAGCGGAAATAACGGCAAAGGATGGTTCTACTTCGGTCTTGCCATTAAATAGTGATGTCTTTACTGCTTATGAAGGGAAAGAAGTGATTCTCGGTCTCCGCCCAGAGTCAATTACGGATTACGACAGTGCTGACCCGCATTCAAAATCTATTCACACCATAAAAGCCCGCGTAGAAGTGGTTGAACCAGCAGGATCAGACACCTTTGTAATAACGCATTTGAGTGGCAAAGATGTTGTTAGTCGTTTTCGAGCAGACACTCCAGTCAAAGCGGGAGACATCCAACAATTCGCAGTAAACATGGAAAAAGTCGTCGCTTTTGATCCAGAAACGGAAAAGCGTATTGCGTAA
- a CDS encoding nucleoside triphosphate hydrolase, with translation MTSTTPISVKELAELLIKKGKDTRIVVALIGAPGSGKSLLADRLQTAINSSKMTVSAILPMDGFHYDNLILDQKGLLSRKGAPETFDVSGLKTTIKRLRDNTETEIAVPVFDRSLEIARSGARLIPNHINVLIVEGNYLLLNRAPWNSLASLFDYTVSIDVTEEELRRRLIQRWHNLGLEPKEGEAKVETNDLPNGRTVLTCSVPSNFLIENNWSNQ, from the coding sequence ATGACATCAACAACACCAATATCAGTAAAAGAGCTCGCTGAACTGTTAATTAAAAAAGGTAAGGACACTCGGATAGTAGTCGCACTTATCGGTGCTCCCGGCTCAGGGAAATCGCTATTAGCTGACAGGCTTCAAACCGCAATCAATTCCTCAAAAATGACCGTTTCGGCGATTTTACCGATGGATGGTTTTCATTACGACAACCTAATTTTGGATCAGAAAGGACTGTTATCCAGAAAAGGCGCTCCTGAAACCTTCGACGTTTCAGGATTAAAAACCACCATAAAAAGATTACGTGACAATACGGAAACGGAAATTGCCGTTCCGGTATTCGATCGCTCATTGGAAATCGCTCGTTCTGGTGCTCGATTAATTCCGAATCACATCAATGTTTTGATCGTAGAAGGAAATTACCTGCTGCTAAACCGTGCTCCATGGAATTCATTAGCGTCACTTTTTGATTACACCGTTTCAATTGACGTTACGGAAGAAGAACTGCGAAGACGACTGATTCAACGTTGGCATAACCTAGGTCTTGAGCCTAAAGAAGGCGAAGCTAAGGTAGAAACGAATGATTTACCCAACGGACGAACCGTACTCACTTGTTCAGTACCATCAAACTTTCTTATAGAGAACAACTGGTCTAACCAGTAA